GTCTCGGCGAGCGGCCAGTGCAGCTCCCGCGTCCCACCCGACGTCTTCGCTTTCAGGTGCCACCCTTCGTCGCTGCCGCCCTCACGCACGCGCATCGCCAGTCCTTTGGAGGCGAGCGCCCCGTCATCGGTGTCGAAGTAGCGTGCGTGCATCTCATGTACTTCGGCAGTTCCGACCCCGAGACCCGCAGCAGCGAACGCTGTCTCCCCCGGCACCTCCGTCGCCGCGGGTACCTCGTACTTGCGCTCGATCTCAAGGGACTCGGTTGCGGCAACCGCCGCAACCTCTTCGTCCGTCGCCCGGCGCTGGCCAGCAGACCAGACGATGCCGGCGCCGGCCAACACGATCAGCAGGATTCCCACGAGAGCCGTCGGCGTGAGCACGTCGCCGAGGAACAGCACTCCGACGAGCGTGCCCATTACCGGGTCGAACGCGAAGAACACGCCGAGGATTCGCGCAGAGGTCAGACGTCCAGCAATGGTGTCGACCGAGAACGCGAGCGCGGTCCCAACGAGCGCCGACAGCGCGAGCAGGCCCCACTGCGCAGGCTGAACCTGCGCGACAATCGGCATCGAGAACGGCAGGGTCAGGATCGCAGCGACCAAGATCGATAGCGCGACCGACTGGAGGCCGCCGTCCGACTTTCCGATGCGCGGCGCGAGCATCGTGTACCCGGCGAAGCTCACGCCCGCGAGCGCGCCCCATAAGAGGCCCACAGTGTCGAATGGGCCACCGAACCCGGCGAGCAGCACGACGCCGGCGAACGCAGCGATGGCGAGCAGCCCCTCGCGAAGCCGCCGGGATGCAAGAAACGCGACCATGCACGGCCCGAGGAAGTCAAGCGTCGTCGCGACGCCGAGCGGGATGCGCTCGATCGCCTGGTAGAGGAACATGTTCATCGCCGCCATCGCGACGCCATACAGCACGATGCCGAGCCATTCCTCGCGCGTGCGACCCCGCAAGCTCGGCCTAAAGATTGCCAGCATGATGGCTGCAGCAAGCAGCATCCGCAGCCCGCTCGTACCGGCGGCCCCGAGGTCGGTAAACAGGGACAGCGAGATGGCGGCGCCGATCTGCATACCGATCGACCCCGCGAGCACGAGGAACATGGCACGAATCGTCGCTGACCTGTTGGGCTGTGTGTGCATCCTCCCAAGCCTAAACCCAGCAAGGTGCCTACACTTAGCTTCGTGAGTGAGCTCGTCGAAACAGTGGTGCAGGCCGTCCGCGAGGCAGGCGCGAAACTGCGCGATTCAGGGGTGGCGCCGGAGGCGCTCGCGGTCTTCGTCCCGGAGCGACGAAAACTTCTCATCCGGCGAAAGCCGACGATGCTGCCGCTCGGGCACGTCTGGCGGCTCGGAACGTTGATGATCGGTGCCGACGAGGGCGCCCCTCCAGCGCTCTATGTCGTCGGCAAGGCGACGCGATCGGCTCCGAGACTGCATCCTGGCAACCAGTCGATATCGCGCGAGGAGCGCCGAGATGTCGCGGCGGCAGCGCTGAACGGCGGGTACGCCGAGGGCACCCCTGTGAACTACGACGCTGTACAGATCAATCTCGCAGAGACGGCCCTGACCGCACTTGCACCGGAGCTCCCGCTCGGCCTCGTCGACGGCCAGCTTCGGGTGCGGTGGCGTGCAGGCGCTCCGCTCGACGGCGCGCAGACGTTTGAGGCGTACCTGAGGGAGCGCTCAGACCTGCTCGCCAATCCTCCGCAGGGCGCGAGCTAAGCGAGCCCGAGCCGCGGCCCGGTGAGCCCCTGGGATCTGCTGCCGATTCACCGGTCTTTGGTCCTGCTGCCACGCAAAGACCCTGGGATCTGCTGCCGATTCACGAGTTCTTGGTCCTGGTGCCACGCAAAGACCTTGGGATCTGCAGTACATCTGCCGGGAGCGACGAACTTTGGCAGAGATACTGCCGATCACATACAGAACGAGCGAAACTCAGCGCGACGAGGGCTACTCCTCGTCCTCCTCGTCATCATCGTCCTCCTCCTCGTCCTCCTCGTCGTCCTCACCAGCAAGCCTGGCTTCGAGTGCGGCAATCTCGGCCTGAACGGCCTCCAAAACGCCGGGTTCGTCTTCCCATAGCTCGAGAAACTCAGAGTCGGGCTCGGCCATCTCGGTGAGCAGTTCGATGGCGCGTTCGAGGTGATTGTCCAGCCGCTCAAGGTCGCCTGGCCACACCGTGCTGTGCCCAAGCACGGTGAGCAGATAGCCGGCAGCGCGAATCCGGTCGAAGTCATCGTCGTATTTCAGCGCCTGGTCAATATGGGCGTCGATATCGATGCCCTGAAACACCTCAGCAAACCAATCTGCTGCGCCGTCGTTGTGCCACGGTGCGCTTCCCCAAGCTCCCATAGGTTCCACCCTTCCTTCCCCCGGATTCTCCGAGTGTCGCACCATTCTGGCGCATTGGGTGCGCCTGCCGCGACAGCCAGGCGGTGAACTCTCCGCGAAACTTCAAGGACTACTGGGGAGCGCAGCACCCGCACCCGCTGAGGACTCCCCTCGCCCGCGAGGCTCGGCTGGCTTCGCGAGCCGGTGTATCGTCTCAACGATACCCGGCTGCGACTTCCCACCGATCAGCGCAAGGATTAGCAGCAGCCGCGCCTTCGTGGGAGCGAGGTCGCCGATCGCGATCTCCCAGCCCAGCTTCGCGACGGCGCTCCCCGCTCCGGTTCGCGAGACGCATACGACAGGAAGCCCGTTACGAGCGGCCTCACCCGCTGCACCCGCCAGGTCGTTCGAAATCGCTCCGAATCCCATGCCGGCGATGACAAGCCCACGCACGCCGGCGTCAACATAAGCGGCAACGGCCTCGCCGCCTCCACCCGGATACGAGACGAGGATCTCGACCCTCGGAAGTTCTTCCCCATCAGCACGGTGCGTCAGATCAACAAGCGGCTCTGCTGGGTTCCCGGGCGGGCGGACGACGTGGCGGTGCAGCACCACGGAACCGCCGAAGACGTATCCGATGGGGCCTGCGGAGGGGCTCTCGAACGGATCGGGAAGGGTCGAGTGACGTTTCACCACGTCGCGTGCGGCATGCAGCAGGTCGCCGAACACGACGACAACTCCCTGTCCGGCAGTCACACCGCTCGCGGCGACCCTGACCGCGGAAAGCAGGTTCGCTGGACCGTCTGTCCCGTGCACGAGGCGAGTCGGCGGCGTTGGTCGTTCAGGATCGCGAACTGCAAACGGCCGCATCGACCCCGTGACGATGACGGGGCGGTCCGCGGGGACAGTGAGGTCGAGCCAGTACGCGATCTCCTCGAGCGCGTCACTTCCGCTCGTCACCACGACGGCGTCGGCAGTCGCGAGGGCGTCGTTGACGGCTTCCGAAACTCGAACAAGGTCTGCGACGCTGAGCGCGCTCGATCCGCTCGCGAGCACCTGCTCGCCGTCGAGCTCGGCAACGCTCAGCAGCTCCGGGCGAAGGTACTCGAGCAACTCATCGACATGGAAGCCGGGGGCGCCATAGTTGATGAAGTCGTCTGGCGCGAGTGTGGAACTCGCAATGGTCCCACCGAGCCCGACGACAGCCACGTGCGGCAGCTTGGTTTCACGCGTCATCCGTTCGCCTCGTCTTTCGTTTCGTTTGCTGCAAGCAGCACCCGGTCAATTGCATCGATGTTAGGCGACTCCGCAAGCCGCAGAATCGCGTCGTAGTGCGAGTCGTCGAGTCCCGTCAGCGCGGAGAACTTACGACGTTTCTCCCATGGCGCGAACGGCTCGCTCACCGCCCCTCGGGCTACCTCGCGCTGGCGGTCGAGCTTTCGCCCGTCCGCAAGCGTCACCTCCACCCGGTGTGGGGTTCGACCCTGGTCGAGCATGATGCGCTCGGCCTCCTCCGACCATGTCCGAACCGAAATTTTGTCGAGCAGTGGATGGCTACGCCGCTCGCGCACCACCTCCTGTTCGAAGTCTGTCATCGAGACCGTGCCGCCCTCGAGCGCCGCGGTCAGGGCGTACTGCATTGAAAACTTCGCCTGAGTCGGGTTCTCGGGGTGTGTGTACGGCAAGTTTGCGGCGTTGGGGCGCAGCACCGTCACGACGATCTCAGCGACGTCTGCGGCAGCGAAGCTGTGCTCGCGGATCAGGTCGAGCACCGCGTCAATCGCCAGGTGGGTTGATCCACAGCACGGATAGAGTTTCGGAAATAGGCCAGGCTGCTCGATCGCGTGCACCGCAGACGTGTCAACGGGCTCCGTCGGCCAGTCAGCCAGCGGCGCCCCGTACAGGGCGGCGAACCCGCGCTCCCCCTCTAGGATGTCTGAGCGACCGGCTACCCCCGCCTCCGCGAAGAGTGCCGCCTCAACCGAGCTGCGCGCGGCGAAGCCTGCGTGAACAGGCTTCACTGGCGTACCGAACTGCAGTTTCAGACCGCTCGCCGTACTTACCGCGACACTCATCGCCGCGGCGGTCCGGCGGGCGTCGAGCTCGAGCAGATGCGCGACGGCTGCGGCTCCCCCGATCGGCCCGATTGTGGACGTCGCGTGCCACCCAGCGGTGTAGTGCTTCGCGGCGAGTTCACGCCCGATCTCGCGCTGCACCTGCAGACCAACGAGGTAGGCGTCAAGGAGCCCCGCACCGTCTGCCCCCGCAATGCGTGCTGCGGCAAGCAGCGCAGGAACGAGCACGGCACTCGCGTGGGTTGCGGCCCCAATGAAGTTGTCGTCGAGGTCGAGTGCGTGCGCCGCCGTGCCGTTAATCAGTGCTGCGGCTCCCGGGGAGCGAAGCTTGCCGTCGACACACATCGCAGACTCACGCGGATCCGGTTGTGATGCGGCGGCGAGCGCGCCCCGGGTCGACACGTCAGCTGCCCCGGCGATCATGCAGGCAAGCGTGTCGGCAAACGCGTCTGTCGCCGCACTCCGTCGCGCGTCGGTGACTTCAGGGCTTGACGTGACCCACTGGGCAATGCGTCCAAGCGCGGTCACTCCTGAGCCTCCGCAGACGCTCCGTGCGTGCGCCATCCCCTGGCGAGCCAGCCCTCGGCAAGCGCCGCGAGCGCGGCGGCCTGGTCGTCGAGAACTGCGTCGTCGAACACGACGCGAGGCGAGTGGTTCGGCGCCGCCGTCGCCGGGTCGACGCCGTCTGGGGACGCCCCGAGCATGAATATCGTGCTCGGCACAAGTTCTGCCACGTACGCGAAGTCCTCGGAGCCCATGACCGGTTGTGGCAGCTCGGCGATTCGGTTGTCGCCGAGGAGCCCAGCGAGCTCCAACATGGCCCAGTCTGTCGCAGCCTTGTCGTTGACAGTCACCGGGTAGTCGACGTTCAGCACTACCTCAGCGGTCATGCCGTGTGCGCGAGCCAGCCCCTCAAGCTCCTCGACGAGATCGGATCCTACGCGCGAGAGGGTCTGCGCCGAGAAGTTCCGGACAGTCGCCGCGAGCTCAACGCTTTCGGGAATAACGTTCAGCGCCTCACCCCCGCGGATCACCGTCGGCGTGATGATCGCCGGGTCGAACGGGTCGAGCCTTCGCGCTGTGAACGACTGCATCAGGCCAACAGCCTCAGCTGCAACCGGAATCGGGTTTCGCGCGGTGTGCGGCTGGGAGCCGTGGCCTCCTCTACCGACGATCCTCACTCGCAGTTCGTTGCTCCCCGCGAGCGTGGGGCCCGAGCGGGTGAGGAACATCCCGCGCTGCCCCGGGCTCACATGTACGGCAAACGCCGCCCCCACCCGGGATCCGGCGGCGTCGAGCACGCCCTCGGAAAGCATGATCCGCGCGCCTCCGAGCCGCTCCTCACCCGGCTGAAACATGAAGACGACGTCGCCGTCGAGTTCACCGCGTCGCGCCGCAAGCTGCCGCGCCGCGCCGACAAGTCCAGCCATATGCAAGTCGTGTCCGCAGGCGTGCATTGCACCCGCCCGCTCCGACGCGTAGTCGAGCCCGCCAGGCTCCGGCACTGGCAGCGCGTCCATGTCAGCGCGGAGCAGCACCGCCCGCCCAGTCGGTCGGCCGCGAAGCACTCCAACGATTGAGCTCAGGTTCTCGGAGAACGTCAGCTCGATGCCCAGCGGGGTGAGCTCTCGCTCAATCCGCTCGCGAGTGTCTGGGAGATGCAGACCAACCTCAGGATGCCTGTGGAGGTCTCGCCTGAGTTCCTGCAGAGTTACAGCGGAGGTCACTGACGCGCCTCCTCACCGACGAGCTTGGTTCGCTGCGCGAACGCGTCAACCGACTGGGGCGCGAGGATCGCCATCACGATGGCGAGCACCGCACCAACGCCGAGGAAGAGGAATGCCGACGTGTAGCCGTAACTGTCGAGCAGGATACCCATCGCGAGGGGAGCGACAATTCCAGCGAGCTGCCCGCCGAAGTTCACTATCGAAAATGCGCTGCCCGAGAGCTGCGTTGAGAGGGCTTTGAGCGGCACCGAGACGACGGGCACGTT
Above is a window of Leucobacter aridicollis DNA encoding:
- a CDS encoding MmgE/PrpD family protein translates to MTALGRIAQWVTSSPEVTDARRSAATDAFADTLACMIAGAADVSTRGALAAASQPDPRESAMCVDGKLRSPGAAALINGTAAHALDLDDNFIGAATHASAVLVPALLAAARIAGADGAGLLDAYLVGLQVQREIGRELAAKHYTAGWHATSTIGPIGGAAAVAHLLELDARRTAAAMSVAVSTASGLKLQFGTPVKPVHAGFAARSSVEAALFAEAGVAGRSDILEGERGFAALYGAPLADWPTEPVDTSAVHAIEQPGLFPKLYPCCGSTHLAIDAVLDLIREHSFAAADVAEIVVTVLRPNAANLPYTHPENPTQAKFSMQYALTAALEGGTVSMTDFEQEVVRERRSHPLLDKISVRTWSEEAERIMLDQGRTPHRVEVTLADGRKLDRQREVARGAVSEPFAPWEKRRKFSALTGLDDSHYDAILRLAESPNIDAIDRVLLAANETKDEANG
- a CDS encoding DUF4259 domain-containing protein yields the protein MGAWGSAPWHNDGAADWFAEVFQGIDIDAHIDQALKYDDDFDRIRAAGYLLTVLGHSTVWPGDLERLDNHLERAIELLTEMAEPDSEFLELWEDEPGVLEAVQAEIAALEARLAGEDDEEDEEEDDDDEEDEE
- a CDS encoding M20 metallopeptidase family protein produces the protein MTSAVTLQELRRDLHRHPEVGLHLPDTRERIERELTPLGIELTFSENLSSIVGVLRGRPTGRAVLLRADMDALPVPEPGGLDYASERAGAMHACGHDLHMAGLVGAARQLAARRGELDGDVVFMFQPGEERLGGARIMLSEGVLDAAGSRVGAAFAVHVSPGQRGMFLTRSGPTLAGSNELRVRIVGRGGHGSQPHTARNPIPVAAEAVGLMQSFTARRLDPFDPAIITPTVIRGGEALNVIPESVELAATVRNFSAQTLSRVGSDLVEELEGLARAHGMTAEVVLNVDYPVTVNDKAATDWAMLELAGLLGDNRIAELPQPVMGSEDFAYVAELVPSTIFMLGASPDGVDPATAAPNHSPRVVFDDAVLDDQAAALAALAEGWLARGWRTHGASAEAQE
- a CDS encoding EamA family transporter, which gives rise to MHTQPNRSATIRAMFLVLAGSIGMQIGAAISLSLFTDLGAAGTSGLRMLLAAAIMLAIFRPSLRGRTREEWLGIVLYGVAMAAMNMFLYQAIERIPLGVATTLDFLGPCMVAFLASRRLREGLLAIAAFAGVVLLAGFGGPFDTVGLLWGALAGVSFAGYTMLAPRIGKSDGGLQSVALSILVAAILTLPFSMPIVAQVQPAQWGLLALSALVGTALAFSVDTIAGRLTSARILGVFFAFDPVMGTLVGVLFLGDVLTPTALVGILLIVLAGAGIVWSAGQRRATDEEVAAVAATESLEIERKYEVPAATEVPGETAFAAAGLGVGTAEVHEMHARYFDTDDGALASKGLAMRVREGGSDEGWHLKAKTSGGTRELHWPLAETLPAGLKAELVERIGDVAEQVRPIAELRTERRTLRLTDGAGVEVVELADDRVLATELRGAEPVKRAWREWEAELLPGADERWLDATGQVLEAAGATPSLSSAKIARAMGALVEVARSRGASPETVAQLQEMDRLDRESARRLGA
- a CDS encoding asparaginase translates to MTRETKLPHVAVVGLGGTIASSTLAPDDFINYGAPGFHVDELLEYLRPELLSVAELDGEQVLASGSSALSVADLVRVSEAVNDALATADAVVVTSGSDALEEIAYWLDLTVPADRPVIVTGSMRPFAVRDPERPTPPTRLVHGTDGPANLLSAVRVAASGVTAGQGVVVVFGDLLHAARDVVKRHSTLPDPFESPSAGPIGYVFGGSVVLHRHVVRPPGNPAEPLVDLTHRADGEELPRVEILVSYPGGGGEAVAAYVDAGVRGLVIAGMGFGAISNDLAGAAGEAARNGLPVVCVSRTGAGSAVAKLGWEIAIGDLAPTKARLLLILALIGGKSQPGIVETIHRLAKPAEPRGRGESSAGAGAALPSSP